Proteins from a genomic interval of Zingiber officinale cultivar Zhangliang chromosome 2A, Zo_v1.1, whole genome shotgun sequence:
- the LOC122044000 gene encoding fructose-bisphosphate aldolase 3, chloroplastic-like codes for MGSLSHERKYDTFAPPSSPCALKYIEHHVSKLDTLAGVAIKYGVEKSIASPGHGILAVDESNATCGKRLASIGLENTEQNRQAYRQLLLTTSGLGAYISGAILYEETLYQSTIDGKKFVDCLHHEKIMPSIKVDKGLVPLPGSNNESWCQGLDGLASRCAEYYKQGARFAKWRTAVSIPSGPSTLVVKEAAWGLAHYAAIAQPHMPETTN; via the exons ATGGGATCTCTTTcccatgagagaaaatatgatacctttgctcctccctcatctccttgTGCGTTGAAGTACATCGAGCATCATGTATCCAAGTTGGACACACTTGCAGGCGTCGCCATAAAGTACGGTGTTGAG AAATCTATTGCTTCACCTGGGCATGGAATTCTTGCTGTCGATGAATCAAATGCTACATGTGGAAAGAGGCTTGCTTCAATTGGTCTGGAGAATACAGAACAAAACCGCCAAGCTTATAGACAGCTTTTGTTGACCACCTCGGGTCTAGGTGCATATATATCTGGGGCTATTCTTTATGAGGAAACACTATACCAATCGACCATAGATGGAAAGAAGTTCGTGGACTGCTTACACCATGAGAAAATCATGCCCAGTATTAAGGTTGATAAG GGTTTGGTCCCATTACCTGGATCAAACAATGAATCTTGGTGCCAAGGATTGGATGGATTGGCCTCAAGATGTGCTGAGTATTACAAACAAGGCGCACGTTTTGCTAAATG GAGAACAGCTGTTAGCATTCCTTCTGGACCTTCTACTCTGGTTGTTAAGGAGGCTGCATGGGGACTTGCTCATTATGCTGCTATTGCCCAG CCTCACATGCCAGAAACAACTAATTGA